The window gtttcctcttttggtcaaaggtatatttatttaacgtGAGTAATTCAAATATGGGGTTTCtactcttgtgtgtgtgtgtgtttgtttatatttgcatGCAGAGAACCAATTGAACGAGCTGGAACAAAGGCTAGCGCAGACTGAGAGGATGCTCAACTCCATCCTCACGCAGCTGGACCCTCTCACTAACTGGTAAGTGATGATTGGTGTCAGTTTTCATACACTTTGGTCTCCATCACTTAGCTGCGGTTCTGAAACACGATCCCCGCTTtactttcccttttcttttagCAGGCATGTAGTATAAAGAAGGTCACTGGCTTGATTCAGAAATACTTTGTTCTCCTGTTTTCAGTGTTCGCGGTCTGTCTTGAGGCCTTGATCATACAGAGCGCGCTTCACAAGTGGAAAGTGTTTTTAGCAGTTTTCAACTTTTTGGGTTGATATTGCTAGGCAACCATCGGACGGGTACTAACGTTAGCTTAACACAAACCACGAACTGGACGCTACTTGATAGTGTATAGGacattaaagaaatgaaaacgaCATCCCCCTTAATCACAAGTACCACACTAATTCACCTCccgctgtctgtctgttcagcTCATGGTAACTAAgtttgttacatttacattacattacattacagtcatttagcagacgcttttatccaaagcgacttacaggaagtgtattcaacataggtattcaagagaactactagtcaccagaagtcataagtgcatctcctttcttaaacaagcatcttaaagcataaaccagagcaaaagtatagtgcagaggcaaattactacgaaaacaataattgcaacagactaatccgaatatagtaagtgctacaaactactacgaataggataagtgcagtaaacaaatacaaattcaataagtgcagcgaactgatacgaatacagtaagtgcagcaactaatacgagtgcaataagtgctacgaggaaggctcagggtagtacttcttgttAAGTCAGAAAGCTCCGGATGTCCAGCAAAGGTCCCAACAATCAGAAAAAACGTGAGGGACGTCTGGCGATTGTGGCTTTTCTGCGTATATCCAGAATGTCTATCTGATTCAGCATAAAACAAAGGGGAAAtggataaagatagaagctgaagctacagatcacagtgtaaaagtgaaccaccacattacactgttcctgtaaagccaggtaggtctttattcactgttaaaaTCATTCAAAACAAATGCAGCATTTGTTTAGACTCAGTATACCTTAATTAGCTAGCCAGCATAGAAGCCTCCAACCTCTCCAGGTAACCAGTATCACTGAGTCACAACATTAAACCAGGACGAGtaccaaatccactaaaccagcctgaaaatgaagaacatctgaaactGTTGCATTGGGGTCTATGGAGCAGGAAGGAGAGTTGTCGGACCCTGGTCAGAGCTGACTGATGCTGCTCTATGATTGTGCCAGTCTGTGTTCGAGAGCCAGGACTTAACAAAGGGTCAATTTGGGATCAGTGTGTTGCCCAAGCACACTGGGACAGGGATTGAAAATCGATCGACCTTCTCTACTGCCACCCCGTAAAAAGCATCACTACACGAACCACCCAATGAACCTGTTAAAGTAACCAGGCCACTGACACTAACGGATAGTTATTACagtctcttttctcctctacCTAAAAGACAGTGTGTGACCATACGCTCAGAGCAGCTCCTCTGAGATcaaagtgttttctctctttttttctcttcagtgtgAAGTCGGTGGCCCAGGACCAAAAGAACGAGATCATGTCTCAACTGCAGACCATCCGGCACCtgatgaagaagagaggaatgGACTGTCCACCCCTGAACGGTGGGCTGACCGACACTCTCTGACTGTTTTTCTCAGAAATTACTATTCACACTGTTGGTTTGCTCAGTAATCACAAACCTCTAATGTTAGCATGCGTACACGCAGCATGCTAGACCGGAAACGGCATTTCCCCAGGCTCGATAATAAGATTTTGAAAATCCAGCCATGCTTTCATGCTGCGCTCACGGGATGTGTTGGCATGTTTGGTTGCGACAAACCacaatttgaaattcaaatcGAGCAGCCACATTGAGACACATggcttaaaaaatgttttttgcatcaATTTTACTCTCATGAATGTGTTTGCAATCTAATGTACACAAGGATCAGAACACAACCTAAGATTTCTGTCTATTCCTGTGGACAAACTATGGGATGGTAACACTGTTTTAAATTACTGCCACCACATCTTAGATGGGAGGATGTTTagaagtgtggttgtatgaggtacttctccatattcagtgtattactacagcAGATGTTTGGAGAACCAGcacgggagcaaagcaatgtaccgCTGTGGACtattttagacatttaaaaaaatctatatcaaTTTAGGGGTTTGCTATATTTcgattttttttacctcaaaaacagttattttaccTTTCATATCGTGTCACTTTGGTGTTTAAAGGGTTAGTTctgattcaccaaagtcacataatgacaaaaaaaccaaCTCCGATGTatgcagcagtagaccagcaactctcTGTGATgtagaattacttttttattcaaatggaGTCTGTTGGCTTTGAACAAAGCATAGATGGCGGTTTCCGTTCCCCTTCAGATGTCTGACAGAAAGTGAATATATCCTAAATATAACATAAACTTAAACTTGTACAGATTTGTTAAGGTGTCTAAAATAAGttcacagcagtacattgctttgctcctgttCTGgtacttctgtctgttttatctAAACTCCAAGTAGTACCTTCTCCATTGTCAGTAACTTTcccttttaatttgtttgtttctactGTATCTTCACTTTACAACGCTCGTCTTTCAGAGGCATCCTGCGAGCGTAACCTGGACGACCTCATCGAGTCGCTCGGGGCAGGCGACGCCTCGGCAGCGGAAGCTTCTCTGGCGGACGAGCAGACCTCTCGGGGTACAGCAGAGGCTGAAAAAGTCTATCAGAAGCGCATGGAAGCTGAAGATGAAGCCGCAGCAGAAGGTGAAGAGATGAAGGAGCTCACACCAGAAGAGGCAGTGGCAGAGCGGAatgtagaggaagaggaggaggacgataaagaagaagaagaagaggaggaggaggaggaggaggaaggattGGAGGACTCTGAGCTCATGCCCTCACTAGAGGGCTTGTATGACACAAACATTGAGGAGGTTGGAGCAAAGCAGCCAGCGTCCGGCCTCAGGCGACGCAACAGGCCTGACTGAACTCACTGCGGGACTTCTGCACTGTACAGAGATGTGGCagattactattaatatttattaccTGGAAGGCTTTCATCCCCAAAAATCTGTCTGcataatcaacaaaaacatatattgcATTATAACCTCAATAGGAAAGCTCGCCAA is drawn from Anoplopoma fimbria isolate UVic2021 breed Golden Eagle Sablefish chromosome 23, Afim_UVic_2022, whole genome shotgun sequence and contains these coding sequences:
- the ccdc107 gene encoding coiled-coil domain-containing protein 107 isoform X1, with product MVLSTSQQVALAFTAVLLTFVVLPRMFGVGGGTGAKETRFDPRYTKKAGPGAVRGQPVNSNGPGSSQTDENMQQMKKLMEQEMKTDKYKSNSNKGYVFTLMPLYAIGVGVFAAYKFLKIKSADDQAQKDKFAKGAKKSVEAENQLNELEQRLAQTERMLNSILTQLDPLTNCVKSVAQDQKNEIMSQLQTIRHLMKKRGMDCPPLNEASCERNLDDLIESLGAGDASAAEASLADEQTSRGTAEAEKVYQKRMEAEDEAAAEGEEMKELTPEEAVAERNVEEEEEDDKEEEEEEEEEEEEGLEDSELMPSLEGLYDTNIEEVGAKQPASGLRRRNRPD
- the ccdc107 gene encoding coiled-coil domain-containing protein 107 isoform X2 — encoded protein: MVLSTSQQVALAFTAVLLTFVVLPRMFGVGGGTGAKETRFDPRYTKKGPGAVRGQPVNSNGPGSSQTDENMQQMKKLMEQEMKTDKYKSNSNKGYVFTLMPLYAIGVGVFAAYKFLKIKSADDQAQKDKFAKGAKKSVEAENQLNELEQRLAQTERMLNSILTQLDPLTNCVKSVAQDQKNEIMSQLQTIRHLMKKRGMDCPPLNEASCERNLDDLIESLGAGDASAAEASLADEQTSRGTAEAEKVYQKRMEAEDEAAAEGEEMKELTPEEAVAERNVEEEEEDDKEEEEEEEEEEEEGLEDSELMPSLEGLYDTNIEEVGAKQPASGLRRRNRPD